One Solanum lycopersicum chromosome 2, SLM_r2.1 genomic region harbors:
- the LOC138342311 gene encoding mannan endo-1,4-beta-mannosidase 1, with protein MSYARRSCICGLFLLFLALVCEANSGFIGVKDSHFELNGSPFLFNGFNSYWLMHVAADPTERYKVTEVLKDASVAGLSVCRTWAFSDGGDRALQISPGIYDERVFQGLDFVIAEAKKYGIRLILSFVNQWNDFGGKAQYVWWARNAGAQISNDDEFYTHPMLKKYLKNHIEKVVTRLNSITKVAYKDDPTIMAWELMNEPRDQADYSGKTVNGWVQEMASFVKSLDNKHLLEVGMEGFYGDSIPERKSVNPGYQVGTDFISNHLINEIDFATIHAYTDQWVSGQSDDAQLVWMEKWITSHWEDARNILKKPLVLAEFGKSSRGQGSRDIFMSSVYRNVYNLAKEGGTMAGSLVWQLMAHGMENYDDGYCIVLGQTPSTTQIISDQAHVMTALARSLN; from the exons ATGTCTTATGCAAGAAGAAGTTGCATTTGTGGGCTCTTTCTCTTGTTCCTAGCTCTTGTTTGTGAAGCAAATTCGGGGTTTATAGGAGTTAAGGATTCTCATTTTGAACTCAATGGATCTCCTTTTCTATTCAATGGTTTCAACTCATATTGGTTGATGCATGTTGCTGCTGACCCTACTGAGAGGTACAAAGTCACTGAAGTTCTTAAAGATGCTTCTGTTGCTGGTCTTTCTGTTTGTCGTACTTGGGCTTTTAGTGATGGAGGTGATAGAGCATTACAAATATCACCTGGTATTTATGATGAACGTGTTTTTCAG GGTTTGGATTTTGTAATCGCGGAAGCTAAGAAATATGGTATTCGTTTAATCTTGAGCTTTGTGAATCAATGGAACGACTTTGGAGGAAAAGCTCAATATGTTTGGTGGGCACGAAATGCAGGAGCTCAGATTAGTAATGACGATGAATTCTATACTCATCCTATGCTCAAAAAATACTTGAAGAACCACATTGAG AAAGTGGTTACAAGGTTGAATAGTATTACTAAAGTTGCTTACAAAGATGATCCGACAATTATGGCATGGGAACTCATGAATGAGCCTCGCGATCAAGCTGACTATTCAGGAAAAACTGTTAAT GGTTGGGTTCAAGAAATGGCAAGTTTTGTGAAGTCATTAGACAACAAACACTTGTTAGAGGTTGGAATGGAGGGATTTTATGGTGATTCAATTCCTGAAAGGAAGTCAGTTAATCCTGGTTATCAAGTTGGAACAGATTTCATTAGTAATCATCTTATCAATGAAATTGATTTTGCTACTATCCATGCATACACTGACCAATG GGTGTCTGGACAAAGCGATGATGCACAGTTGGTGTGGATGGAAAAGTGGATAACAAGTCATTGGGAAGATGCAagaaatatattaaagaaaCCTCTAGTGCTTGCTGAATTTGGAAAGTCTAGTAGAGGTCAAGGATCAAGAGATATATTTATGAGTAGTGTATATAGAAATGTGTACAATTTGGCAAAAGAAGGTGGAACAATGGCAGGAAGTTTAGTTTGGCAACTAATGGCACATGGAATGGAGAATTATGATGATGGCTATTGCATTGTTTTGGGACAAACCCCTTCAACTACACAAATTATTTCTGACCAAGCTCATGTCATGACAGCTTTGGCTCGTTCTTTGAATTGA